In one window of Eggerthella guodeyinii DNA:
- a CDS encoding UvrD-helicase domain-containing protein: MVEVDSGTHEIVDEAYIRAKKCIDECKSFVFEAGAGSGKTYSLVQCLKYIINDKAISLLDKGQRIACITYTNVAKNEIEDRTDSHPCVYASTIHSFCWSLMCGFQSEMRTLLPSIGKWAERIEEFEGGFSNQAILYDLGWPSIDENLITLHHDDVLALAKALLEKQKFQRVVYSKYPIIFIDEYQDTDQGFMEAILSVIETTENAILLGLFGDHWQRIYGSKTCGKVSSPSLEVINKQSNFRSAKPVVEVLNRIRPDLLQLPEKADVSGEVRVFHTNGWNGVRRTGSHWSGDLPVEDAHNALSFVKEELAKNGWGQEIKILMLTHKLLASEQGYLHLAEVFPNSEKYIKREDPYMAFFIDVIEAFCDEYLAFHYGKAFSIMEAFLIKSQTSEDKRKTKQEVDQLIEIREVGNISDVIEFIDHAYSLKLPQRLIEQERIYREILEISLDERDDKQSKIANRRSGLGEVSYKEVIEVSKFVNEFTPFSTNHGVKGAEFTNVLVVIGRGWNQYNFNQMLEWMSDQVPTSQEATFERNRNLFYVACSRAKKRLSILFTQELSANAIDTLNRLFGHDNVFDIAESGRIGQV; encoded by the coding sequence ATGGTTGAAGTTGATTCGGGTACTCACGAAATTGTTGACGAAGCTTACATCCGGGCGAAAAAGTGTATAGACGAATGTAAGTCTTTCGTATTCGAAGCAGGAGCCGGATCGGGCAAAACCTATTCTCTCGTGCAATGCTTGAAGTATATCATCAACGATAAAGCAATCTCCCTGCTCGATAAAGGGCAAAGAATCGCATGCATAACATATACGAATGTTGCAAAAAACGAGATTGAAGATAGGACGGATTCCCATCCCTGCGTTTACGCTAGCACGATCCACAGCTTCTGCTGGTCCCTCATGTGCGGCTTCCAGTCGGAGATGCGAACCTTGCTTCCGTCTATTGGGAAATGGGCGGAACGTATCGAGGAATTTGAAGGTGGATTCTCAAACCAGGCTATTTTGTATGATTTAGGTTGGCCGAGTATAGACGAAAATCTGATCACCCTACATCATGACGATGTCCTTGCGCTTGCAAAAGCTTTGCTAGAGAAACAAAAATTTCAAAGGGTAGTTTATTCGAAATACCCAATTATTTTTATCGATGAATATCAAGACACAGATCAGGGTTTTATGGAAGCGATTCTTTCAGTCATAGAGACGACCGAAAACGCAATACTTCTTGGACTGTTCGGTGATCATTGGCAGAGAATATACGGAAGCAAGACGTGTGGAAAAGTTTCGAGTCCGTCTCTTGAGGTAATTAACAAGCAATCGAATTTCCGTTCTGCTAAACCTGTTGTTGAGGTCCTTAATCGCATTCGTCCAGATTTGCTCCAGCTTCCAGAAAAAGCCGATGTATCTGGTGAAGTCAGGGTGTTCCATACAAACGGTTGGAATGGAGTTAGAAGAACTGGCTCGCATTGGAGTGGTGATTTGCCTGTCGAAGATGCCCACAATGCCCTGTCCTTTGTTAAGGAGGAATTGGCTAAAAATGGTTGGGGCCAAGAAATAAAAATATTGATGCTAACCCACAAATTATTAGCTAGCGAACAAGGTTATCTGCATCTTGCCGAAGTTTTTCCTAATTCTGAAAAGTACATTAAACGAGAAGACCCGTATATGGCCTTTTTTATTGATGTTATTGAGGCATTTTGCGATGAATACCTCGCTTTCCACTATGGAAAGGCATTCTCAATTATGGAAGCTTTCCTCATAAAAAGCCAAACATCAGAGGATAAGCGGAAGACCAAGCAGGAGGTTGACCAGCTTATTGAGATTAGAGAAGTTGGCAATATTTCTGATGTAATCGAGTTCATTGATCATGCTTATTCTTTAAAGCTTCCCCAAAGGCTGATCGAGCAGGAACGGATTTACCGAGAGATATTGGAAATTTCACTTGACGAGCGAGACGACAAGCAATCAAAAATTGCGAATAGGAGATCAGGGCTTGGTGAGGTTTCTTATAAAGAAGTAATCGAAGTTTCAAAATTTGTTAATGAATTTACTCCCTTTTCCACCAATCATGGGGTCAAGGGAGCGGAATTCACAAATGTGCTTGTGGTGATAGGGAGAGGCTGGAATCAATACAATTTTAATCAAATGCTCGAATGGATGAGCGACCAAGTTCCAACGAGCCAAGAAGCGACATTTGAGAGAAATAGGAATCTTTTTTATGTCGCTTGCTCCCGAGCCAAGAAGCGACTGTCGATACTCTTTACGCAAGAGTTAAGTGCAAACGCTATCGACACCCTCAATCGCCTTTTTGGGCATGACAATGTTTTCGATATTGCGGAATCGGGAAGAATAGGACAAGTGTAA
- a CDS encoding ATP-dependent endonuclease produces the protein MMGCIMRVKTISVTNFRLLENVSISLDPSNTLIVGRNNTGKTSLTELIRRISHVGSSFRLEDFSLKAIDGFWAAYVKFLEGFDENVVRSFVPYIGMKMEIDYAEDDFYGLLSELIIDLDPDNFTAVLDVSYRLENGSLDRFFGAFEEDASAYGGVASKAFCRTLAEQIPKRFVLTGEAVDPTAGSTNRRSVDMDFVRKLLMCSFITAQRGLDDSTLKEKDVLGKVLLALFSSIQKDEVLPSDQQAREDIAETIDSIQGMIDASYNDQVSGLLPALSLFGYPGLSDPGIHTETTIDPSSFLKAHTRICYAKSDCEGISLPETYSGLGTRNLLYILFQLYRYFKDYAASQPRPLIHLVFIEEPEAHLHPQMQEIFIRQIVKIADEFKTTFEIKEWPVQFIVTTHSTHIANAAHFDTIRYFIHKDSNGSGTRVKDLSTGLGGPDAEADRDFLQKYLTLTRCDLFFADKAILVEGQSEHLLLPRMLAMIDECAGSRLSAEYISIVEVGGAYVHKFFSLLDFLELKTLVITDLDSVKTMIGSDGEKSKQKCQVSEGEDTSNEGLKKWFSIDGEPQCTFAQIWGKGADEKTTGYRRIAFQIPEEGTTWCARSFEDAFILANPGLFDLSSEDDDLERKAFEKANKSSMKKLDFAIRYAVLESTWEIPIYIKEGLKWLCSNSTVGTLGEGEVDG, from the coding sequence ATGATGGGATGCATAATGAGGGTAAAGACGATAAGTGTTACAAATTTTCGATTGCTTGAAAATGTATCCATTTCTCTCGACCCGTCAAATACGCTTATTGTCGGGAGAAACAACACAGGGAAGACTTCCTTGACGGAGCTAATTAGGCGCATCTCGCACGTTGGATCATCTTTTCGCCTAGAGGACTTCAGCTTAAAAGCAATCGATGGCTTTTGGGCAGCGTATGTAAAGTTCCTAGAAGGGTTTGATGAAAACGTTGTAAGGTCCTTCGTTCCCTATATTGGCATGAAGATGGAAATTGACTACGCAGAGGACGATTTCTATGGACTTTTAAGTGAGCTGATCATTGACCTGGACCCAGATAATTTTACTGCAGTGTTGGATGTGTCCTATCGCTTGGAAAACGGTTCATTGGATCGGTTTTTTGGAGCTTTTGAGGAAGATGCATCCGCTTATGGAGGTGTCGCAAGCAAAGCTTTTTGCCGTACTCTTGCGGAACAAATTCCAAAACGGTTTGTATTGACCGGGGAAGCTGTTGATCCAACGGCGGGTTCGACAAACCGACGGAGCGTCGATATGGATTTCGTAAGAAAGCTGCTAATGTGTAGCTTTATAACGGCGCAGCGCGGACTTGATGATTCAACGCTCAAGGAAAAAGACGTATTGGGGAAAGTTCTACTCGCCCTTTTTTCGTCGATCCAAAAAGATGAAGTTCTTCCGAGCGATCAGCAGGCGAGGGAGGACATTGCAGAGACTATAGATTCGATTCAGGGAATGATAGATGCGAGCTATAATGATCAAGTTAGTGGCCTGCTTCCAGCTTTATCGTTATTTGGTTACCCTGGATTAAGCGACCCAGGGATTCATACTGAAACTACTATCGACCCAAGTAGTTTTTTGAAGGCTCATACTAGAATATGTTATGCAAAATCGGATTGTGAGGGGATTAGCCTTCCTGAAACGTACAGTGGTCTGGGAACGCGAAATCTACTTTACATTCTTTTTCAGTTGTATCGCTATTTTAAGGACTACGCCGCGTCGCAGCCTCGTCCACTAATTCACCTAGTCTTTATCGAGGAGCCTGAAGCGCACCTTCATCCTCAAATGCAGGAAATTTTTATAAGACAGATTGTCAAGATAGCTGATGAGTTTAAAACGACATTTGAAATAAAAGAATGGCCAGTTCAATTTATTGTCACGACGCATTCAACGCACATTGCTAATGCTGCACATTTCGACACCATTCGATACTTTATCCACAAAGACTCAAATGGATCTGGAACGAGAGTAAAAGATCTGAGTACGGGCTTGGGTGGTCCAGATGCCGAAGCAGATCGAGATTTTCTGCAGAAATATCTAACACTAACCCGATGCGATCTTTTCTTTGCTGACAAGGCAATTTTAGTAGAAGGACAGTCGGAGCACCTCTTGCTGCCTCGAATGCTGGCAATGATTGATGAATGTGCCGGTAGCCGTTTGTCTGCTGAATACATATCGATAGTCGAGGTCGGCGGCGCATATGTTCATAAATTCTTTTCTCTTCTAGATTTTCTTGAATTGAAAACTCTTGTAATAACAGACTTAGATTCAGTAAAGACCATGATTGGAAGCGATGGAGAAAAATCTAAGCAGAAATGCCAAGTTTCCGAAGGCGAAGATACAAGTAATGAGGGGCTAAAAAAATGGTTCTCTATTGACGGTGAGCCTCAATGCACCTTTGCTCAAATTTGGGGCAAAGGGGCAGATGAGAAAACGACAGGATATCGAAGGATAGCATTTCAGATTCCAGAAGAGGGGACAACGTGGTGTGCTAGGAGTTTTGAAGATGCATTCATTCTTGCAAATCCAGGGTTGTTCGATCTTTCTTCGGAGGACGACGATCTGGAAAGAAAAGCTTTCGAGAAAGCGAATAAGTCAAGTATGAAAAAGTTAGACTTTGCCATACGCTACGCAGTCCTCGAATCCACTTGGGAGATTCCAATTTATATAAAAGAAGGCCTTAAGTGGCTATGCAGCAATTCTACTGTAGGCACGTTGGGTGAAGGTGAAGTTGATGGTTGA
- a CDS encoding helix-turn-helix domain-containing protein, with protein sequence MPIVLHLDEIMADRHISLNDLADKVGITNVNLSRIKTGKIRAVRFSTLDMLCEVLKCQPGDILKHVSAAEADAMFLDDEGEL encoded by the coding sequence ATGCCAATCGTTCTTCATCTCGACGAGATCATGGCGGACCGGCATATCTCGTTGAACGATCTTGCTGACAAAGTGGGGATCACCAACGTGAATCTCTCGCGCATCAAAACCGGCAAAATCAGGGCGGTCCGTTTCAGCACGCTCGACATGCTGTGCGAAGTGCTCAAATGCCAGCCGGGGGACATCCTCAAGCACGTCTCCGCCGCCGAGGCCGACGCCATGTTTCTCGACGACGAAGGCGAGCTGTAA
- a CDS encoding DUF2975 domain-containing protein yields the protein MLDAETEATGCLLVKTRKICRFISYAMVAVFGVLCIWWLVSIGVMICSLLNPGFSDNPVNGLTLVNYVLCGIAMAAICVTLIRVFSDTSKGQSPFTMLHVRRLRLVAIALLAYAVLEFGMTCSATFMKQGWMDASVGGASPTLNLFPLVAAAVVFAFSFVFKYGVLLQKFSDETL from the coding sequence ATGCTTGATGCGGAAACGGAAGCGACGGGATGCTTGCTCGTTAAAACCCGAAAAATATGTCGCTTTATCAGTTATGCAATGGTTGCTGTATTCGGCGTTCTTTGTATCTGGTGGTTGGTATCGATTGGCGTCATGATCTGCTCGTTGCTAAATCCTGGTTTTTCTGACAATCCCGTTAACGGGCTTACATTGGTTAACTACGTGCTTTGCGGTATTGCGATGGCGGCGATATGCGTTACCCTCATCAGAGTTTTCTCCGACACTTCTAAAGGGCAATCTCCTTTTACCATGCTGCATGTTCGGAGGCTAAGGCTGGTCGCGATCGCATTGCTGGCTTATGCTGTTTTGGAGTTTGGAATGACGTGCAGTGCGACTTTCATGAAACAAGGATGGATGGATGCTTCCGTAGGGGGCGCTTCCCCGACTTTGAATCTCTTCCCTTTGGTAGCTGCTGCGGTCGTCTTTGCTTTCTCTTTCGTATTCAAATACGGTGTCCTTCTGCAAAAGTTCTCGGACGAAACCTTGTAG
- a CDS encoding radical SAM/SPASM domain-containing protein encodes MRFTEEVVLFDFAGIPMVGCLDTGYAIGLTEQGGAVCARMLEEDVPEDEVIAVDPALLEHLTRGGFFQRVMAEPRAVSAYLHVTQRCNLTCAGCYSLDEHRNRLADAPLSDMKRAVEGLAAAGLSQLIISGGEPFLRDDLPDIVEHAKRACGIGSVTVLSNGTRMTEEALERLAPNVDCVSVSFDGCSAAAPAYIRSEQRFDELVEAVRMVQRAGIPAHIIPTVHAKNVDDLASYVQLSRDLGASLNFSLLTCEPNDEVLGGLLPGESELRMLGRALLTLDNGKPLPAMDAPVGVNLTVKRNCGAGCKSLSVDADGTVYPCHMLHRPELAMGNAFTGSVLDALQTDVSRMFQALDAARFEDCGTCRYLRICGGGCRARSLFESGTLEAKDSYCLMTQEFYDVLGKAMSESLKQRR; translated from the coding sequence ATGAGATTCACCGAAGAGGTAGTTCTGTTCGACTTCGCGGGAATCCCGATGGTGGGCTGCCTCGATACGGGCTACGCGATCGGCCTGACCGAGCAGGGCGGCGCGGTTTGCGCGCGCATGCTTGAGGAGGACGTTCCCGAGGACGAGGTGATCGCGGTGGATCCTGCGCTGCTCGAGCACCTGACGCGCGGCGGCTTCTTCCAGCGCGTCATGGCCGAGCCGCGCGCGGTTTCGGCGTACCTGCACGTCACGCAGCGCTGCAACCTCACGTGCGCGGGCTGCTACTCGCTCGACGAGCACCGCAACCGCTTGGCCGACGCGCCCCTGTCCGACATGAAGCGCGCGGTGGAAGGGCTTGCCGCCGCCGGATTGTCGCAGCTGATCATCTCGGGCGGCGAGCCGTTCCTGCGCGACGACCTCCCCGACATCGTGGAGCACGCGAAGCGCGCCTGCGGCATCGGCTCGGTCACCGTGCTGTCGAACGGCACGCGCATGACCGAGGAGGCGCTTGAGCGCCTGGCGCCGAACGTCGACTGCGTGTCGGTGTCGTTCGACGGCTGCTCGGCCGCCGCGCCGGCGTACATTCGCAGCGAGCAGCGCTTCGACGAGCTGGTGGAGGCCGTGCGCATGGTGCAGCGCGCCGGCATCCCCGCGCATATCATCCCCACGGTGCATGCGAAGAACGTGGACGATCTGGCTTCCTACGTGCAGCTTTCCCGCGATTTGGGCGCATCGCTCAACTTCAGCCTGCTCACGTGCGAGCCGAACGACGAGGTGCTGGGCGGCCTGCTGCCCGGCGAGTCCGAGCTGCGCATGCTCGGTCGCGCGCTGCTGACGCTCGACAACGGCAAGCCCCTTCCCGCGATGGACGCGCCCGTGGGCGTGAACCTCACGGTGAAGCGCAACTGCGGCGCCGGCTGCAAGTCGCTCAGCGTGGACGCCGACGGCACCGTCTACCCGTGCCACATGCTGCATCGTCCCGAGCTCGCCATGGGCAACGCGTTCACGGGCTCCGTGCTCGATGCGCTGCAAACCGACGTGTCCCGCATGTTCCAGGCGCTCGACGCCGCGCGGTTCGAGGACTGCGGAACGTGCCGTTACCTGCGAATCTGCGGGGGAGGCTGCCGAGCCCGCTCGCTGTTCGAATCAGGCACCCTGGAGGCGAAAGACTCCTACTGCCTGATGACCCAGGAATTCTACGACGTCCTGGGAAAAGCCATGTCCGAATCCCTAAAGCAAAGGAGGTGA
- a CDS encoding LysR family transcriptional regulator, translated as MNISQLEYFVTTVQYGSFSMAAKELFVTPQAVSKSVGDLERELHVHLCEKSGRSVKPTDFGRMFAARASEALSCLLDLETLARHQERVEADEGRISLAVACSPCRGNVIHAHNFAAFAKAHPRIELSTTYHSSGACLGALEEGVVDAAVIVGRTGKPGLSCVKLLAFPLHVAVTESHPLAAATSIRIADLEGTPLAAPEDLRYCRNFIADHLRARNVEPHFVPLEPFVDRNRHFLENERGALFVAPDVGLGTLYPSAVVRPLHAEDQMTVPLCLAYADAAENPVLPHLERYLLATAARIRRDLR; from the coding sequence ATGAATATCAGCCAATTGGAATATTTCGTGACCACCGTGCAATACGGAAGCTTCTCCATGGCTGCGAAGGAGCTGTTCGTCACGCCTCAGGCCGTCTCGAAATCGGTGGGCGACTTGGAGCGGGAGCTGCACGTGCACCTGTGCGAGAAATCGGGGCGCAGCGTGAAGCCGACCGACTTCGGCCGCATGTTCGCAGCACGCGCATCGGAAGCGTTGTCGTGTCTGCTGGACCTGGAAACGCTTGCGCGCCATCAGGAGCGCGTCGAAGCCGACGAGGGCCGCATCTCGCTGGCCGTGGCGTGCTCGCCCTGCCGCGGCAACGTCATTCACGCCCACAACTTCGCGGCGTTCGCGAAAGCGCATCCGCGTATCGAGCTTTCCACGACCTACCACTCCAGCGGCGCCTGCCTCGGCGCGCTCGAAGAGGGCGTGGTGGACGCCGCCGTCATCGTGGGACGCACCGGCAAGCCGGGCCTCTCGTGCGTCAAGCTGCTGGCGTTCCCGCTGCACGTGGCCGTGACGGAGAGCCATCCGCTGGCCGCCGCGACGTCCATCCGCATCGCCGACCTCGAGGGAACGCCCCTCGCCGCGCCGGAAGACCTGCGCTACTGCCGCAACTTCATCGCCGACCACCTGCGCGCGCGGAACGTGGAGCCGCACTTCGTCCCCCTCGAGCCGTTCGTGGACCGCAACCGGCACTTCCTCGAAAACGAGCGCGGTGCCCTGTTCGTGGCGCCCGACGTCGGCCTCGGCACGCTGTATCCCTCGGCCGTCGTGCGGCCTCTGCACGCGGAGGACCAGATGACCGTCCCGTTATGCCTTGCCTACGCGGACGCCGCCGAGAACCCGGTGCTGCCGCACCTTGAACGATACCTCCTTGCAACCGCAGCGCGCATACGCCGCGACCTACGGTGA
- a CDS encoding phenylalanyl-tRNA synthetase subunit alpha, with product MNTPADRELNKRLIDISKALSSLICGASTSDDVVYIRDEALHAVAEQSEMARLRLSRAASGK from the coding sequence ATGAACACTCCCGCGGATCGTGAATTGAACAAACGCCTCATCGATATCTCCAAGGCTCTCAGCTCCCTCATATGCGGGGCTTCCACCAGCGACGATGTCGTCTACATCCGCGACGAAGCGCTCCATGCCGTGGCGGAGCAGTCCGAGATGGCTCGGCTGAGGCTCTCGCGCGCCGCATCGGGAAAGTAG
- a CDS encoding flavocytochrome c, giving the protein MIQNPNEIAARARMEEAMSRIEANVRTRFQLNRRQFICGSAATMALAMLGLAGCSPKADANGGAGAQAYQAGTYEASAEGRNGAINVKVTFTDDAMDAIDVEHEESRNIGDAAINILKDKYLQSQSLNFDTVTGASLSSMAFATAVAECVDQAGGDVKALKKADTGLEPAPAIDEDCDVCIVGSGGAAFAAAVTAAEAGKTVVMLEKMDIYGGNTNAGEGTLNAPDPERQEPLGIEDSADFFYQQTFEGGDELGDPALVRILADNALDAVHWMEDHGLVYEKEPFTAIGGLWQRGHAVEVENKGDQGGSYYVSCLKDCADKSGKVTLYTDAKVEQLTEEGGEVTGVTGTRPSSGATVTVRAKSVVLATGGYSRNAELAMEYDKRVTKDMPSSNVCSSTGDGLGLGEGVGAGLRNMELVQIHPLGDPQNGGVATFVGNWLGVEDYVMVNDDGKRFIREDERRDTIADAILEQPNDEMWLLVDSTDIASDRADQIAELVEKGHSFKADDIKDLANQIGVPADALAETVDGYNACVRAGADTQIAPGKELLGTELSDPAYYASKRIPTIHYTMGGLCITTDAQVCTEAGDPIPNLFAAGEVTGGVQGGNRLGGNSFTDLIVFGRIAGASAVANA; this is encoded by the coding sequence ATGATCCAGAATCCGAACGAAATCGCCGCCCGTGCCCGCATGGAGGAAGCCATGAGCCGCATCGAGGCGAACGTGCGCACGCGCTTCCAGCTGAACCGTCGCCAGTTCATCTGCGGCAGCGCCGCCACCATGGCGCTGGCCATGCTCGGCCTCGCCGGCTGCTCGCCGAAGGCCGACGCGAACGGCGGCGCCGGCGCGCAGGCCTACCAGGCCGGCACGTACGAGGCCAGCGCCGAGGGCCGCAACGGCGCCATCAACGTGAAGGTCACGTTCACCGACGACGCCATGGACGCCATTGACGTCGAGCACGAGGAAAGCCGCAACATCGGCGACGCCGCCATCAACATCCTCAAGGACAAGTACCTCCAGTCCCAAAGCCTCAACTTCGACACCGTCACGGGCGCGTCGCTGTCGTCCATGGCCTTCGCCACGGCCGTGGCCGAGTGCGTCGACCAGGCGGGCGGCGACGTGAAGGCTCTCAAGAAAGCCGACACGGGGCTCGAGCCTGCGCCCGCCATCGACGAGGACTGCGACGTCTGCATCGTGGGTTCCGGCGGCGCGGCGTTCGCGGCGGCCGTCACCGCGGCCGAGGCCGGCAAGACGGTGGTCATGCTCGAGAAGATGGACATCTACGGCGGCAACACGAACGCCGGCGAGGGCACGCTCAACGCGCCCGACCCCGAGCGTCAGGAGCCCCTCGGCATCGAGGACTCGGCCGATTTCTTCTACCAGCAAACGTTCGAGGGCGGCGACGAGCTGGGCGACCCCGCGCTCGTGCGCATCCTCGCCGACAACGCGCTCGACGCCGTGCACTGGATGGAAGATCACGGCCTCGTGTACGAGAAGGAGCCGTTCACGGCCATCGGCGGCCTGTGGCAGCGCGGTCACGCCGTCGAGGTGGAGAACAAGGGCGACCAGGGCGGCAGCTACTACGTGTCGTGCCTGAAGGACTGCGCCGACAAGAGCGGCAAGGTCACGCTGTACACCGATGCGAAGGTGGAGCAGCTCACGGAGGAGGGCGGCGAGGTGACGGGCGTCACCGGCACGCGCCCCTCGAGCGGCGCGACGGTCACCGTGCGCGCGAAGTCGGTGGTGCTGGCGACGGGCGGCTATTCCCGCAACGCCGAGCTGGCCATGGAGTACGACAAGCGCGTGACGAAGGACATGCCCTCGTCCAACGTGTGCTCGTCCACGGGCGACGGCCTGGGCCTCGGCGAAGGCGTGGGCGCCGGCCTGCGCAACATGGAGCTCGTGCAGATCCACCCGCTGGGCGATCCGCAGAACGGCGGCGTGGCCACGTTCGTGGGCAACTGGCTGGGCGTGGAGGACTACGTCATGGTCAACGACGACGGCAAGCGCTTCATCCGCGAGGACGAGCGCCGCGACACCATCGCCGACGCCATCCTCGAGCAGCCGAACGACGAGATGTGGCTGCTCGTCGACTCCACCGACATCGCGTCCGACCGTGCCGACCAGATCGCCGAGCTCGTGGAGAAGGGCCACAGCTTCAAGGCCGACGACATCAAGGATCTTGCGAACCAGATCGGCGTGCCGGCCGATGCCCTGGCCGAGACCGTGGACGGCTACAACGCCTGCGTGCGCGCCGGCGCCGACACGCAGATCGCGCCCGGCAAGGAGCTGCTCGGCACCGAGCTGTCCGACCCGGCGTACTACGCCTCGAAGCGCATCCCCACGATCCACTACACCATGGGCGGCCTGTGCATCACCACCGACGCGCAGGTGTGCACCGAGGCCGGCGACCCCATCCCCAACTTGTTCGCGGCGGGCGAGGTGACGGGCGGCGTGCAGGGCGGCAACCGTCTGGGCGGCAACTCGTTCACCGACCTCATCGTGTTCGGCCGCATCGCCGGTGCCTCGGCGGTGGCGAACGCGTAA
- a CDS encoding FAD:protein FMN transferase encodes MEYHDAYDPVPLEDVHETHGPNDAGMMTHQFYAFNTVITLQAYADAARCAPAFDAARTASRAFERRLSRTLPHSDISRLNAAAGERVAVHDDTAELLRAAVGYCADSEGLFDVTVGSVVRLWNFHEGVVPDRADVERALAHVDWRALRVSEAGGRGGSWAQLADPQAAVDVGGIAKGWIADQLAALLAQHGLDAFVVNLGGNVMAHGQKPDGSPWRVGLQDPRDKNAIVGAVAVRDASAVTSGVYERCFERDGAFYHHILDPKTGFPATTDAAGATVVARRSIDAEGYSTTLLALGIERGIAFARAHEAILGAWFVDRDGTVHEA; translated from the coding sequence ATGGAATATCACGACGCATACGACCCCGTTCCGCTCGAGGACGTGCACGAGACGCACGGGCCCAACGACGCGGGCATGATGACGCATCAGTTCTACGCGTTCAACACGGTCATCACCTTGCAGGCCTACGCCGACGCCGCGCGGTGCGCGCCCGCGTTCGATGCGGCGCGCACCGCGAGCCGTGCGTTCGAGCGCCGGCTGTCGCGCACGCTGCCGCACTCCGACATCTCGCGGTTGAACGCGGCCGCGGGCGAGCGCGTGGCCGTCCACGACGACACCGCGGAGCTGCTGCGCGCCGCCGTCGGGTACTGCGCCGACAGCGAGGGGCTGTTCGACGTCACGGTGGGCTCGGTGGTGCGGCTGTGGAACTTCCACGAGGGCGTCGTGCCCGACCGCGCCGACGTGGAGCGGGCGCTGGCGCACGTGGATTGGAGGGCGCTGCGCGTGAGCGAGGCCGGGGGACGCGGCGGATCGTGGGCGCAGCTGGCCGACCCGCAAGCGGCCGTGGACGTGGGCGGCATCGCGAAGGGGTGGATCGCCGACCAGCTGGCCGCGCTGCTAGCGCAGCACGGGCTGGACGCGTTCGTGGTGAACCTGGGCGGCAACGTGATGGCGCACGGTCAGAAGCCCGACGGCAGCCCGTGGCGCGTGGGGTTGCAGGATCCGCGCGACAAGAACGCCATCGTGGGCGCCGTGGCCGTGCGCGACGCCTCGGCCGTGACGAGCGGCGTGTACGAGCGCTGCTTCGAGCGCGACGGCGCGTTCTACCACCACATCCTCGACCCGAAGACGGGTTTCCCCGCGACGACGGACGCCGCGGGAGCCACCGTGGTGGCCCGCCGCTCGATCGACGCCGAGGGCTACTCGACGACCTTGCTGGCGCTGGGGATCGAACGCGGCATAGCGTTCGCCCGCGCGCACGAGGCGATTCTGGGCGCGTGGTTCGTGGACCGGGACGGGACGGTGCACGAGGCGTAG